The Lysobacter luteus genome contains the following window.
CTGCATGTCAGGGGGCTCCCAGGGCGCTGCCGCCGGCCGCGGCGTCGGGCAGCGGGAAAAGCGGTTGCACGTCGCTGGCATCGGCCATCACCGGCGGCATCCGCTCGGTGACGGCATCGGGGCCCTGCGGCGCGGCGAGGATCACCAGCAGCACGCGGCGGTTGGCGTTGCGACCCTCGGCGGTGGCGTTGTCGGCAACCGGCTGGTGCTCGCCGAAACCGACCACGGCCAGCCGCTCGGGGCCGACACCGGCGCCGATCAGCTCGTGCACGACGCTGCCGGCGCGCGCTGCCGACAGCTCCCAGTTGGACGGGAACTGCACGGTGCGGATCGGCTGGTCGTCGGTATAGCCCTCCACGCGCACGGCGTTGGGCTCGTCGCGCAGCACGCCGGCCAGCCGGCGCACGGTTTCGGTTGCCACCGCGCTGGGTACCGCGACGCCGCTGGCGAACAGGATGTCGCTCTGGATCTCGACCTCCAGGAAGGTCTCGCTGCGACGCACCGTCACCAGCTTGCGGCGAACCAGGTCCGACAGCGCTTCCTGGATGCGCTTTCCGATCGACTGCAGCTGCTCGGCGCGCCGGCTCTGCGGTCCCTCGGCCGCCTGCATCGCGGCGGCCGTGGCGCGGGCCGTCTGCCCGAAGGTCGGCATGTCGAGCACCTGCAGCATGCGCGGCGAGTTGATCGGGGTCGCGGCCGATGGCCCGGCCTTGGAATCGGGCGTCTGCATCGACGGACGGTCGAACGAGGAACCGCGCAGCTGGGTCTGGCCAAGCTGGATCGGCGAGATGGTGCGCGGCGCGCCGCCAAAGGCCGACGACAGCGAATCGGCCAGCACGCGGTACTTGCCCTCGTTGAGCGAGGAGATCGCGTACATGACCACGAAGAAGGCCAACAGGAGCGTCATCAGGTCGGCGTACGGGATCGCCCAGGCCTCGTGGTTCTGGTGCTCCTCGTGGCGATGGCGGCGACCCATGCGCGGCGCCTCAGTGGACGAAGCCGTTGAGCCGCGCCTCGATGTTGCGCGGGTTCTCGCCCTGGGCGATCGCGATCAGCCCCTCGACGATCATCTCGCGCTCCTGCGCCTGGTGGCCGATCAGGCCCTTGAGCTTGCTCGCGATCGGCAGCAGCGCCAGGTTGGCCAGGCCGATGCCGTAGATCGTCGCGGTGAACGCGGCGGCGATGCCGTGGCCGAGCTGGCTCGGGTCGGCGAGGTTCTTCATGACCGCCATCAGGCCCAGCACCGCGCCGATGATGCCCAGCGTCGGCGCGTAGATGCCCATCCCCTCGAACACCTTGGCGGCGGCGACGTCGCGGTCGGACTGGCCGTGCAGCTCGATCTCCAGCATCTGCCGGATCGCCTCGGGCTCGACGCCGTCGACCACCATCTGCAGGCCCTTGCGCAGGAACGGATCCTCCAGCGCCTGCACCTCCGCCTCCAGCCCGAGCAGGCCCTGGCGGCGGGCGGTGCCGCTCCACTCGACGATGCGCGAGATGATCGCGGTGCGGTCCTGCATCGGCGGCTGGAATACCCAGCGCACGATGCGCAGGGCACGCTTGAAGGTGTCCATCGGCGTCTGCACCAGGATCGCCGCGATGGTGCCGAGCACCACGATCACGAAGGCCGCCGGCGACCAGAGGCCGGACAGCCCCGCGCCCTTGAGCACGCTGCCGCCCAGCAGGGCGCCAATCGCCAGTACGGTGCCGATGATGCTGAGCCTGTCCATTGTCCGCGTTATCGGTTCGTGGGCCGGATTCTTGAGGTCGCCATCGCTCAGCGACCCCCGCGCACGCCGGTGCGGTACAGCGCGTCGACGTCGAGGATCAGCGCCATGCGGCCGTCGCCGATCAGGCTGGCGCCGGCGTAGCCGGCCAGCCCGCGCAGCGTCCGAGGCAAGGCCTTGATCACCACTTCCTCGCGCCCGCGCACGCTGTCGACCGACAGGCAGAATCGCTGCTCGCCGGACTGCAGCACCACGGCGGTGGAGTCGGCCAACGTCGTCTCGGGTACGCCGAGCCACCGCCGCAGCGACAGCAGTGGCACCGGCTGCTCGCGCAGGTCCAGCACGGTCTGGCCGTCGACCTGCATCGCCGCGCCGCGCTCGTGCGACAGCACTTCGACCACGCGCACCAGCGGCAGCGCGTAGACGTCGCCGGCCAGTTCGACCAGCAGGGTCGGCAGGATCGCCAGCGTCAGCGGGACGCGGATCTGGAAGCGGCTGCCGCGACCGGGTTCGGACTGGATCTGCACCTCGCCCGACAGTTCGCGGATCTTCGACTGCACCACGTCCATGCCGACGCCGCGCCCTGACAGGTCGCTGACCTCCGCGCGGGTGGAGAAGCCGGCCATGAAGACCAGCTGCAGGCACTCGTCGGGAGTGAGCCGTGCCGCGGCCTCGGGTTCTATCAGGCCCTTGCGCACGGCGCTGTCGCGGATCCGGTCGGGGTCGATGCCCGCACCGTCGTCGCGCACCTCGATGGCGACGTGGTCGCCTTCCTGCTGCGCGCTCAGCACCACCTGGCCCTGCGCGGGCTTGCCGGCGGCCAGGCGGTCGTCGGGGCTTTCGATGCCGTGGTCTATCGCGTTACGGACCAGGTGCACCAGCGGGTCCGACAAGGCCTCGACGAGGTTGCGGTCCAGCTCGGTCTCCGCGCCGATGACCTCCAGCTCGACCTTCTTCTGCAACTGGCGGGCGACGTCGCGTGCGAGCTTGGGGAACCGCGAGAACACGCGGCCGACCGGCTGCATGCGCGCCATCATCACCGCCGACTGCAGCCGCGAGGTGGCCGCGTCCAGCGTGGTCACCGCGCGGTCGAGTTCGTCGTCGCGCAGGCGCGGGCGGATCGTCTTGAGCCGGTTGCGCGCGAGCACGAGCTCGCCGACCAGGTTGACCATCGCGTCCAGCCGGCGCACGTCCACGCGGACCGTCGGGTCTTCCTGGTGCGCGGCGGCGGCGGGCTTGCGCGGCGCGGCGGGTGCAGCGGGTGCCGGTAGTGGCACCGCCGGTGGGCTGCCCGCGGTCGGGGAATCGGATACGGCCGACGTCCCCGGCGCGCCATCAGCCTGGATGCCGGGAATGCCGCCGTTGCCGTGCAGGCTGTCCAGCAGCGCTTCGAAGTCGAGATCGTCGATGTCGTCACCGCCGGCAGCCGGGCCGCTGGCGTCCGCCTGTGCCGTCGCGGTCGCCGATGCACCGGCACGCAGGGCGTCGAGCAGGCCCTGCGGCGCCGGCATCAGCACTTCGCCGGCGGCGACGCAATCGAGCAGGTCCACCAGCAGGTCGAGCGACTGCTGGGCACCGTCGAAGGCCTCGGCGTCGAGCGGCACCTCGCCGCTGCGGGCGGCATTGAGGCGGTCCTCGACCGCATGGCAGATCGCCACCATCGGCGGGAAGTCGAGGAAGCCGGCACCGCCCTTGATGGTGTGGAAGCCGCGGAACACCGCATTGAGGCATTCGCGGTCGGCCGGGCTGCGCTCCAGCGCGACCATCTGCTCGCCCAGCTGGTCGAGGATCTCGCGCGCCTCGATCAGGAAGTCCGCGCAGATATCGTTGCCGGTGTCGTCTTCAAATGCAGCATTCATGGCCTGCCCCCTGCCGCCGTAGGAGCGACGTCAGTCGCGAACCACTGACAACCGGATGGACGGCGCCAATCCAGGACGCGCACGATGGCCGCCCCCGCGATCGTCGCGGTGTCGCGGCGTACCTCAATGGTTCGCGGGTCGCGACTGACGTCGCTCCTACAGGAATGGGTGCGGCGGCGCATGGGCGTCAGAGTCCCAGCGAGGACAGCAATTCGTTGGCGTCGTCCTGGGTCGCCGGGGCGGCGTCCAGTCCGGCGATCGACGGGCCATTGCCGCGATTGGACAGGTGCAGCGGCTCGCTCGGGCCGGTGACGTCGCCGAGGCCTTCCTGCACGGCGCGCACCAGCTCGACCACGCGCAGGATGATCTGCCCGGTGAGGTCCTGGTACCCCTGCGCGGCGGTCATTTCCGACAGCCGCTCGCGGATGCCGGCAATGGCGTCGACCTGGGTGGCGTGCCCTTCCTGCAGCTTGCCAAGCAGGCCCGAGCATTCCTGGATCAGGTCCAGGGTGCGCATGCTGGCGGTCTCGGTGAGGGTCACCACGTGCTCCAGGCGGGCGCAGGCGTCCGGCAGCGAGCCGTGGCCGGTGTGTTCGGCGGGGCCGCCGAGCGCCAGTTCCAGCTCGCGCGCGATCCGCGCCAGGCCCTGCACGAACGGCTGCGTGCGCCACTGGATCAGCTCGTCCACGTTGGCCCGCCAGCCGGCATGGTCGTCGTGCTCGAGCGCCCACAGCGCCGCATGCAGGCGCCGCGTGATCAGCTGGCGGTCCTGCACGGGGATGGCCGTGGCCGGCGAACCGGCATCGGTGCTCACGCCGCGCTCTCCAGCCGCTCCCAGATCTTGCCGAGCTTGTCGCCCAGCGTGGCCGCGGTGAACGGCTTGATCACGTAGCCGTTCACGCCAGCCTGGGCGGCCTCGATGATCTGCTCGCGCTTGGCCTCGGCCGTCACCATCAGCACCGGGGTCTTGGCCAGGGTGGCGTCGGCGCGGATCGCCTTGAGCAGGTCGATGCCGGGCATGCCGGGCATGTTCCAGTCGGTGATCACCAGGTCGAACGGACCTTTGCGCAGCTCGACCAGCGCGCTGGTGCCGTCGTCGGCCTCGGTGGTGTTGAAGAAGCCCAGGTCGTTGAGCAGGTTCTTGACGATGCGGCGCATGGTCGAGAAGTCGTCGACGATGAGGATCTTGATGT
Protein-coding sequences here:
- the motD gene encoding flagellar motor protein MotD — encoded protein: MGRRHRHEEHQNHEAWAIPYADLMTLLLAFFVVMYAISSLNEGKYRVLADSLSSAFGGAPRTISPIQLGQTQLRGSSFDRPSMQTPDSKAGPSAATPINSPRMLQVLDMPTFGQTARATAAAMQAAEGPQSRRAEQLQSIGKRIQEALSDLVRRKLVTVRRSETFLEVEIQSDILFASGVAVPSAVATETVRRLAGVLRDEPNAVRVEGYTDDQPIRTVQFPSNWELSAARAGSVVHELIGAGVGPERLAVVGFGEHQPVADNATAEGRNANRRVLLVILAAPQGPDAVTERMPPVMADASDVQPLFPLPDAAAGGSALGAP
- a CDS encoding flagellar motor protein; translated protein: MDRLSIIGTVLAIGALLGGSVLKGAGLSGLWSPAAFVIVVLGTIAAILVQTPMDTFKRALRIVRWVFQPPMQDRTAIISRIVEWSGTARRQGLLGLEAEVQALEDPFLRKGLQMVVDGVEPEAIRQMLEIELHGQSDRDVAAAKVFEGMGIYAPTLGIIGAVLGLMAVMKNLADPSQLGHGIAAAFTATIYGIGLANLALLPIASKLKGLIGHQAQEREMIVEGLIAIAQGENPRNIEARLNGFVH
- a CDS encoding chemotaxis protein CheA — translated: MNAAFEDDTGNDICADFLIEAREILDQLGEQMVALERSPADRECLNAVFRGFHTIKGGAGFLDFPPMVAICHAVEDRLNAARSGEVPLDAEAFDGAQQSLDLLVDLLDCVAAGEVLMPAPQGLLDALRAGASATATAQADASGPAAGGDDIDDLDFEALLDSLHGNGGIPGIQADGAPGTSAVSDSPTAGSPPAVPLPAPAAPAAPRKPAAAAHQEDPTVRVDVRRLDAMVNLVGELVLARNRLKTIRPRLRDDELDRAVTTLDAATSRLQSAVMMARMQPVGRVFSRFPKLARDVARQLQKKVELEVIGAETELDRNLVEALSDPLVHLVRNAIDHGIESPDDRLAAGKPAQGQVVLSAQQEGDHVAIEVRDDGAGIDPDRIRDSAVRKGLIEPEAAARLTPDECLQLVFMAGFSTRAEVSDLSGRGVGMDVVQSKIRELSGEVQIQSEPGRGSRFQIRVPLTLAILPTLLVELAGDVYALPLVRVVEVLSHERGAAMQVDGQTVLDLREQPVPLLSLRRWLGVPETTLADSTAVVLQSGEQRFCLSVDSVRGREEVVIKALPRTLRGLAGYAGASLIGDGRMALILDVDALYRTGVRGGR
- a CDS encoding protein phosphatase CheZ, translated to MSTDAGSPATAIPVQDRQLITRRLHAALWALEHDDHAGWRANVDELIQWRTQPFVQGLARIARELELALGGPAEHTGHGSLPDACARLEHVVTLTETASMRTLDLIQECSGLLGKLQEGHATQVDAIAGIRERLSEMTAAQGYQDLTGQIILRVVELVRAVQEGLGDVTGPSEPLHLSNRGNGPSIAGLDAAPATQDDANELLSSLGL
- the cheY gene encoding chemotaxis response regulator CheY — translated: MEKNIKILIVDDFSTMRRIVKNLLNDLGFFNTTEADDGTSALVELRKGPFDLVITDWNMPGMPGIDLLKAIRADATLAKTPVLMVTAEAKREQIIEAAQAGVNGYVIKPFTAATLGDKLGKIWERLESAA